A region of Paenimyroides aestuarii DNA encodes the following proteins:
- a CDS encoding DedA family protein, whose protein sequence is MELIDFILHIDQYLEVFLQDYGVWVYAILFLIIFVETGLVVMPFLPGDSLLFATGMLAAQFPESLNVWLVMILLFIAAVLGDTVNYSIGKQIGMRIINFRILGKQPVTIEHINKTHSFYEKYGSKTIVIARFVPIVRTLAPFVAGIGRMNYATFLTYNFVGGFIWVFGITLAGYFLGNIPLIKDNFSKVVLLIILLSVLPIIYSVIKEKVTAKNKTLS, encoded by the coding sequence ATGGAATTAATCGATTTTATACTGCATATCGACCAGTATTTGGAAGTTTTCTTGCAAGACTATGGCGTTTGGGTGTATGCTATATTGTTTTTAATCATTTTTGTTGAAACCGGTTTGGTGGTAATGCCTTTTTTACCGGGCGATTCATTGTTGTTTGCAACCGGAATGTTAGCCGCACAGTTTCCTGAAAGTTTAAACGTTTGGCTGGTAATGATTTTATTGTTCATAGCAGCAGTTTTAGGCGATACCGTTAATTATTCAATTGGGAAACAAATCGGCATGCGCATCATCAATTTTAGAATATTGGGCAAACAGCCGGTTACGATTGAACATATTAATAAAACCCATTCGTTTTACGAAAAATACGGCAGCAAAACTATTGTTATTGCACGCTTTGTTCCAATTGTTAGAACCTTGGCTCCATTTGTTGCAGGTATTGGCAGAATGAATTACGCTACTTTTTTAACCTATAATTTTGTAGGTGGATTTATCTGGGTTTTCGGGATTACTTTGGCTGGATATTTTTTAGGAAATATTCCATTAATAAAAGACAATTTTTCAAAAGTAGTGTTGCTGATAATTTTACTATCGGTACTTCCGATTATTTATTCGGTTATTAAAGAAAAAGTAACTGCTAAAAACAAAACGCTTTCGTAA